TCTGTTTTTCCAAGACTCCGCAACTCTTTTTCAATGGCATTTGCCATGGCAGCGATTGTATTAATACTGACGGGCCGTTTCTTACAGGCAATCTGCATTCCCTCAACTAATTTTTGCCGATTGTAGTTTTCCCGTCGTAAGTCCCGTTTGATAACGGCGATTTGTGTTTCCTCTATGTACTCATAGGTTGTGAACCGTCCTTCACAGACGGTACATTCGCGACGTCTTCGTATGGCAGAGCCATTGTGGGCAGTGCGTGAATCTATCACCTTGTCGTGTAGATTACTACAATGAGGGCATTTCATGAAGCAACTCGCAAAAAAAAGTTGGCAATCCCAGGACTCTATAATATAATTATCGTACCTTCATTCAAGGACAGTTAGTATGGATTTTGATACAAATAGAAACCGTCTGTTGCAACAGCTGACATCGCAACGAAAACAAAAACAACGGAGCATTGAAAATACGCGGGCAAAAATGCGATTGAAGGAGCAGGCACAAGCTTTGGGAACAGCTTCGTCGAAGCGGCGGGGCAGGAAAAAGTTTGTGTTGCTGTACGGCCATCCCGGGCTTTTTTTGGGCACCGTGAAGGCAACCCTTGCAGATATGGCTGAGGTTGTTTTGTATAATAATATTGATCGAGCTTCTGAGTATGTGCTTGAGCACCATATTCCCTTAGTTATTATGGATATGGACCCTCCCAGTGATTGGCGAAAATGTCATGATCTTTTTACGACAGGGAAAACCATGTATCCCGATATAAACTATATTGTATTTCAAAAGAACAAAATTCCGGAAGAGCCCGTGTGCGTCTTAGAGCATCAAGGTGCTCATGTCTTAACAAAGCCCTTGAATAGTGCAGAGTTCACTGCTCTTGTGGAGAAGCTTGTGTATTCCTAAGGAGGTACGTATGCGTCGGGATAGGCTTGTTGAATATTTAGAATCACGTCTTTCTATTTCTTCCTTTTCAGATTACAGTTTTAACGGGGTACAGATTGCCGGTGCAGAGGAGGTTTCTCGAGTAGGCTTCTCGGTAGATTCGGGCAGCGCCATATTCCGCGACGCTGTTGAGTTGGAGCTGGATTTCCTGGTGGTACATCACGGGTTATTCTGGAACGGGGCAAACCCCTCTTTGCGAGGCCCTATGAAAGAACGAATCTCCCTGCTTCTTTCCCATAATATCACCCTCTTTGCGGCCCATCTTCCCCTTGATGTGCACGCCGAAATTGGAAATAATGCAGTTTTGTTGGAGCAGGTTGGGTGTGATGGGTCGTCTCAGGGGATGGTCCCTTGCGGGACGGGGTATTTGGGAAATCTCGGTGTTGTGTCAGAGCCACGGACTGTTCAAGAGATTTCCAATGACCTCTTGCGTCATTACCCTGGGGTAGACATGAAGGTGGTTCTTCCTGATCGTCTGGTCCAACGGGTTGCCGTTTTAAGTGGTGCTGCATCACGAAAAGATTTTTATCGGGCCTGTGCCATGGGGGCAGATCTTTTTATTACAGGTGAACAGTGCGACTATTTTCACGATGCGTGTGATGCTGGGTGTGGCTTGCTTTTTATGGGGCATCACGCCAGTGAAGAGGGGGGAATGCGTGCCTTGCGCAGAGATGTGGAGCGTGTATTTCCTCAACTGAACACGCATTGCATTAACCATGCAACGGGTCTGTAATAAAAAAATCAACAAAATAAAATTTGTGTGACCAGTATCACACTTGTTTTGCCCTGTGTAATGTATCTTACTAGTAGATATCTCATTGAGCATATTACACAGCACTACATTCTGCTGTATAATTGGGAGTGGTGAGTTATCCCGTAGGGGGTGACTCACTTTTTTTTATGTGATCCCAGATATCATTGAGTTCTTGTGCAGAAGTTGTGTGAAACTCTTTCCCATGCTGGGCTAATTCTTTTTCGATGGCCATAAATCGTTGCGTAAAGGAGCGGATTGACGCTTGAAGCCCCTCTTCAGCAGAAATATCTACGTGTCGCGCCACATTTACCAAGGAGAAAAGGATATCCCCCAGTTCTTTTTCTGCATGCCTATGGTTGCCTGTTTCCACAGCTTCACGAAATTCCCCAAATTCTTCTTCTACTTTGTTGAGAACGGGAGAAAGGCTTTTCCAGTCAAAGCCTGCGCGCGATGCTTTTTTTTGTAATTTTTCTGCTTTCATAAGTGAGGGCAGAGCGGTGGGGACTCCATCAAGAATAGAGGTTCTTCGTTCTTTTCCTGTTTCTCCCGCTTTAATTTTCTCCCAATTGGCAAGGACTTCTTCCGCGGAATCAGCCCGTGTTTCTCCAAAAACATGGGGATGGCGGCGAATGAGCTTTTCGCAAATTGTTTTTCCTACTTCATCAAGGGAGAATTGGTTTTTCTCTGCGGCCATATGACAATGAAATACTATTTGCAGGAGAATATCACCTAATTCTTCTTGCATTTCCTCTACATCGTTATGGTCGAGAGCATCGAGATACTCGTAGGCCTCCTCGATCAGATGTCCTTTAATAGAGTGAGGTGTCTGCTTCTGATCCCACGGGCACCCCTCAGGGCCACGGAGCCGAGCAATGATCTCTTCGAGGCGACGTATTTGATCAGCCATGCCACGCCCCTTTCCCCGGTCGAAGCAACTCTGGTGTACCACTGGTTAAATCGATGATGGTTGAGGGGATGGTGGGGTGGCACGGCCCGGCGTCAAGCATGAGGTGTACCCCGTTAAGCACTTCCGGAGTCATAAAGTGTGCGGGGTCCCACCGGTTTTCTCCAGAAGTATTGAGAGAGATATTTGCCATGGGGTGTCCTACCGCTTCAAGAAGTGCTTGGATAACAGGGTTATCTGGAATGCGAATCCCGACATATTTTCGTTTTTTTGAGATTTTTTTACGCACGTAGGGTGAGGCAGGAAGAATAAATGTATACGGACCGGGGGTGTATTGTTTTAATAGTTTGAAATTAGGTGTGGAGATGTCCACATACTGTTGTGCCTGTGAAATGGTATGGAAGAGAAATGAAAATTTCCGTTCTTTGTCTTTGTTCAGAATGGTGGCGATCTCTTTTATTTTTTTCTGATTTTCTACACAACAGCCCACCCCGTATACGGTATCCGTGGGGTAGATAGCAATGCCCTCTTCCTGCACTAAAATCTGCCGGGCCTTTGCGATATGGCGTTCCTGCGGGGTTTCAGAATGAATATGAATATGTTCCATAGCTCCTCCGAAAAATCCAAGAAGATCGGACGATCTTCTTGGAAGAATGGGTTAATACTTGCTGTATAGACCGCTAATAGATCTGCCTGCATTGGTATAGGTAATGGCTTTCCCAAAAAGTTCAGCCACTGACACAATCTCAAGTTTCTCATGGCGCTTTTCCTGAGGAATGCATACCGTGTCTGTCACCACAAGCTTTTTAATACATGATTGTTCGATGCGTTCCCGCGCATTTCCAGATAAGACTCCATGGACACAGAAGGCGATAATTTCTGTGGCGCCTTTCTTTTCAAGCATTTCTGCAGCCTCAATCAAGGAGCCTCCCGAGGCTACTTCGTCGTCAAAGATGAAGGCTTTCTTGCCTTCCACTTCGCCAATAATGTTTTCCATGCTGGGAGCTTCAGAATCATCAGAGCGACGTTTATCCAATATTGCCAAGGGAAGATTCAGACGACGGGCGTAATGACCAGCATGTTTTGCACTGCCTGCATCAGGGGCAACAACAACGCCGTTTGTTGTATCAAAGCGTGTTGCCGCATCGCAGAGAATTTTGCCTGCAAGAAGGTGGTCACAGGGGATGTCAAAAAAGCCTTGAATCTGTGCGGAGTGAAGATTCATGGTCATAATGCGGTCTGCCCCTGCTGTCTGGATCAGGTCTGCCACCAGTTTTGCCGTGATCGCGATGCGCGGTTCGTCTTTTTTGTCAGATCGAACATAGGGAAAGTAGGGGGTTACGGCGGTAATTCTGCCTGCGCTGGCGTGTTTGGCCGCATTGATCATAATGAGAAGCTCCATGAGACCTTCGTTCACCGGGGCACAGGAGGGTTGGATAAGATAGACATCTTTACCGCGGACGCTTTCTTTAAAGGCGACCTTGATATTCTCGTTGCTAAACTTCATAATGTCCACCGCGCCGGGCATTACCCCCGTGGTAGCACAGATCGCCTTCGTCAGCTCGGGATTTGCTCGACCTGAAAAAATTTTCAATTCTCCAAACATACCTGTTCCTCTTTATGTTATTTGAAATTTTCCGGTTGTTTCGTTGTAAAGAGAGATGAGTTGTTTTATATCATCTTGAAAAAGATCGGGATGTCGTACCGGGCGAACTTCAAAGAAATATTTGCCCTCACGTTGCTCCAACAGAAGCCTTAAGGCATCTCGCCCTTTTTGTTCTCGATAGAAGATGTCAAATACCCGACCTTGAAAAAAAAGCATGTATCCTTTTCTTCGTCCGATGAGAATATGAAGCACTCCGGTTTTTTCATGGTCGGTGATGTGGAATATATCTTCACGCAGGCGGCCCTCTTCAATGGTTCCCGAGAGAAAGAAACTGGTGTCTCGGATGCGCCCTTCTTCTCTTGTGGTCTTATTCCGCTGGATGGCAGTTTTTGCACCCCACACGATCGCACGTACCAGGATAAACCCTGCAGCGACACCGGAAATAACGGGCAAGACCATATTTACCTGCATGTATTTCTTTCTCTAATTTCATGGGCGGTTGCAATAGGAAAAATACATAATTAAAACGAATAATACTATAATTTTTTTTGCGAGTCCTTCTTTTACCGCTGCAAAAGGTATTTTGTCAAAAATAAACTTAACTGATTGCTCATCTATGAAAGTGAATAAAAAAGCCTTGGAGCGGTTGTTTCATTACCGCAATATCTTGTATCGATTACAGGAAGACGGCGTTACCCGTATTTATTCCGACACCCTTGCTGAAGAGCTGCATACCACCGCGTCGCAAGTCCGAAAAGATTTCTCTCTCTTTCATATTAAGGGAAACAAAAAAGCGGGATATCATATACCAGACTTACTGGACCGGTTAGAAGAGATTTTTGATTCAGGTGCTGCGCAGAAGGTGATTATTATGGGTATGGGACGTATCGGCAGTGCCTTGGCACAGTATCGGTGGTCGTCCAATCAAAATTTGGTAGTGGTAGCAGGGTTTGATATAGATCCGGCGAAACAGCAACGGACGGGCTTTCCTGTCTATGATCCCCAGGAGTTATCCCGTTTTGTATCACAAAACAGTATCGAGCTTGGTATTCTTGCTGTTCCGGAACGCGTGGCTCAGGCAGCGTATGATGCGCTGGCAAAGGCTGGGATTCGAGGGGTGCTGAATTTTGCGCCGGTAATCCTTACAGAACGCCCTGGATGCGTGGTGACCAGCTATTGTGTAGAGAGTGAATTGAGCAGTCTAATTTATATCGTCAATAAGGAAAAGAAAGAGCTATGAGCGACGGGAAAAAGAGGGTATTAATAAAGATTGGTGGATCGACGGTAAATGATGCCGGCTTCCTTGAAAGCCTCGGCTGTTCCATTCAGCAGTGTGCTAGCACAATCGATTCGATTTTGGTTCATGGCGGAGGCAAAGACATTGCGGCTGAATATGCACGTATGAATACAGAGTACTCCTTTGTTGACGGATTGCGCGTAACCGATGAGGAGATGATGGGTGGGGTTCAGCGTGTTTTAAGCGGTGAAGTGAATAAGCGGATCGTTCTTTCTCTCTGTGGGAAAGGGGTTCCTGCCTTGGGTGTCAGCGGAGTAGATGCGGCTCTTCTCACGGCTGAAAAAATAACAGTCCGCGGGCACGACCTTGGGCGAGTGGGGCGCATTACGCAGGTCAATTCCTCCTGTATTACAGCCTTGATAGGTGTAGGGTATGTTCCGGTGATTTCGCCGGTTTCAGGAGATGGGATTGGGGGAATTTTAAATATCAATGCCGATGATGCTGCATCGGAGGTGAGTGTGGCCTGCAATGTGAGTGATCTCGTGTATGTGTCAGACGTGCCCGGGGTCCTTATAAATGATACTGTGGTATCTTACCTCTCCGTGGAGGACATTGAGGGGTATATTAAAAGCGGTGATGTGACAGGGGGAATGATTCCCAAGCTTCGTTCTGCCGCAGACTCTATTCGCCGGGGTGTTGGACGAGTCCATATTACTGGGTGGTACGGTGATGAAACCTTAGAACAAGAGTTGTCCGGCCGTGATTGTCGTGGAACAACTATTTTTGCAGGAGCATAAAAATGCAGTATGATTCTTTCTTTGTAAACACCTACGGTCGTGGCGCCATGCCGTGTATTGAACGCGGAGACGGGGTTTTTTTGTATGATACCGCAGGTACGGAGTATCTTGATTTTATTTCGGGTATTGCCGTAAATGCTCTGGGGTATAATGATACAGAACTGGTGCATGCTATGACAGAGCAGTGTCAACAGCTCGTACACTGTTCAAATCTCTTTTCAAACCCTGCACAGGATACCTTAGCCCGTATGCTCGTAGAGAACAGTTTTGCCGACCGGGTATTTTTCTGTAATAGTGGTACTGAAGCAAATGAGGCGGCCATTAAGTTTGCACGAAAAAAAGCGGGAATGCAAGAGGGGTCAAAAACGGGGATTCTTTCCTTTTACGACTGTTTCCATGGTCGAACATATGGTGCAATGACTGCAACGGCCCAGAAGAAGTTTCATACGGGGTTTCATCCCATTCCGGGAGGATATCACTATGCTCCATTAAACGATATTGCGGCGACAGAGCAAGTTCTCTCAACGGCTGATTTTGCAGCTATTATTGTAGAGCCGGTGCAGGGCGAGGGTGGGTTAGAGTTGGCGTCTCCTGAGTTTTTGCAATTTCTCCGTGATTATTGTGATTCCACCGGTACGGCCCTCGTCTTTGATGAAATTCAGTGTGGTTTGGGGCGCACAGGCTCTTTGTGGGCCTACGAAAGCTGTGGAGTGACCCCGGATATTCTAACGAGTGCAAAACCCCTTGGCGGTGGTTTGCCTTTGGGGGCGGTACTATTAAAAGACGCCTGGGCAGCACCAATTTCGCCGGGAGACCACGGTACTACCTTTGGGGGAAACCCTGTGGCGTGTGCTGGGGGGGCGGTGGTTCTGTCTCGTTTGGTTGCAGGTGAGCTTCTTTTGCTGGTGCAGCAGCGTAGTTCGTACCTCCAGAAGGGGTTGGAGAAGTTTGTGCGGCAGAAAGATGGAGTCCTGTCATACTGCGGAAAAGGGCTTCTTGCAGGGGTTCGCCTCAACTACGACCCAACTGAGGTGTTGCTTGCCGCGCGAAGACGTGGCCTTCTTGTTGCAAAGGCGGGAAAAAACACCCTCCGTCTCATTCCTCCTCTTATTGTGACCGAGGAACATATAGACAGGGCTCTGCAAATTCTGGATGATATTTTATAAGGGTTTTATTTACCTAACAATAGTACCCGCGTCATAAAAAAATAGAAAAAAACCTTGAAACAGCCACACCCATGTTATATTTATGAGTGTGGCTGTTTCTGTCTGAAGAAACACTCTTGTAGAGCATGCCCCGCCTATAAAACAGCAAGAACTAGTTGTAATAATAATAAAAAATGGAGGAAAAATGGCGAATTGGAAAGTGCCTTTTTACACGCACCAACGTCAGTACGAGAACTTGAAGCCCGAGCTTCAGGCTGCCATGGAAGAAGTTTTTCAAAGCGGAAAATATGTGCAGGGTCCTGCCCTTTCTCGTTTTGAGGAAGAGTTAAAAGAGTATATGGGCAGTGAGTATGCCATTGGTGTTGGAAACGGTACCGATGCATTGTGGCTTACCTTTATGGCTCTTGGCCTTGGAAAAGGTGATGAGATGATCACAAACGCAAACACCTTCTTTGCTACGGCTGAAGCAATGTGGATTGCCGGCGCAACTGCAGTGCTTGTAGACTGTGATCCTGAGACACGCAATATTGATCCTGAAGCAGTACGTAAGGCGATCACCAACAAGACTCGTGCAATTGTTCCTGTTCACCTTTACGGTCTTACTGTTGATATGAAGGCGATTCGTGAAATTGCAGATGAGCATGGTCTGTATGTTATTGAAGATAACGCGCAGGCAATTGATGGTCATGGTGATACTTTCAAGCAGGGTGAGCTTTCTGATGCAGTGTGTACTTCATTCATCACCCAAAAGAATCTTGGTACATACGGTGATGCCGGTGCTATCTTCACGAATCACAAGTTCATTGATGATCGTGTTCGTCAGCTGCGAAACCACGGTTCAAATGCGCGAAACGTACACTCCTTTGGTTTCAACAGCCGTCTTGATGATCTTCATGCAGCTATTCTTTCTGTGAAGCTTAAGAAGATTGGTGCTCTTACGGATCGCCGTGTTGAAATAGGTGAGCGTTTGAATAAAGAGCTCGCCGATGCGGCTAAAGGATGGTTGCGTCTTCCCTACGTTCCTGCTGGATATCGTCATGTGTTTCACTGTTATGTTGTGGAAACCCTTGATCCTACTGAGCGTGATACCTTCTTGGCATATCTTCATGATAATGGTGTTGAAGCTAAGACTCACTACTCAATTGCAATCCATCGTCAAAATGGGTTCCCATGGGGCAAAGATGCTCGTGTTGCTGGTCCTCTCCCCAATGCTGAGGCCAATGCAGACTCTTGTGTGACTCTGCCTCTTGTACCTGAGCTAACAGACGATGAGATTTCTGTAATGATTGACGTTGTGAAGGCTTACGCAAAACAACGATAATCTGCTTTTTTGCAATTACGGGCCTTTGGCTCTAAAAAAATTGTATATTTGTGGCATCTTCCCCTCTTACGGGAGGGTGCCATTTTTTGTTGTGTACTACTAAGAAATTAATGAAAGAGGAAAAAATGGCGAAATATAGTGTGATGGTAATTGGACTTGGAAAACGTGGCGGTCACCACGTGCAGCATTTTAATGCTCACCCTGACTTTGAGGTAACAGCGGTATGTGATATTAACGAAAAACAGATTGATGCAGTGGTGCAAGAGCACAATCTTCCAGACTCTGTTGTTCGTGGTACTGACGCAAAAAGTGTTGCCATGGAAGCAAAGCCAGATGTTCTCGCGTTTATGACGCTTCCAAATATTCGAAAAATGTTTGTTGAGCTTGGTGCTGAGTGTGGTGCAAAAATGATTGCCTTTGAAAAGCCCGTTGCCCTCACCTCTGAAGAGGGGCTTGAAATAAAAGAGATTATAGAAAAATCAGGGCTGAAAGCTGTGTTGTCGTATCAGCATCGCTACGGTACACACTATCAAGCGGTTAAAGATATTGTAGATTCTGGAAAAATTGGTGAAGTAACCGATATCTATGCCAATGCCATGGGGTGGCCTGCGCATATGTTTACCCATATGTTGCACTATTCTCGGTGGTATGCAGGAAACCCCAAGGGGGAGTGGGTGATTGCAAATGCTGCAGGAAAAAATAAACTTTCCTCTCCAGATCACCATCTTTCTCCCGACTATCTTGCGGGGATTGTAAATTTTGAGAATGGCGTGCACGGCGTCTATGAAGTTGGTGCTGGCCAGCCCGATGTAAAGCATGTGGGCAAGTGGTTTGGTAAAAACAGAATTGGTGTTAAGGGGACCAAGGGATACGCTGAGGCGTATACCAATGGCGGGTATAAAGCGGTTACCCCAGAAGGTGTAATTGAAGGAGAAGGTGCCATGGATTATCATAAAGACATGCCCGGATATATCCAGGATATTGCCGATGATCTCAATGGGGTACAGCCGCATCCGTGTAATTTTGAAAATGCCTGGGAAAACTTTTCTATTTGGCAATCAATGTATCGCTCGGCCCTTGATGGTGGCCAGGTGTCCTTGCCCCTTACAGAGGGAAGAAATGAAGTTGAGGAGTTTCGCAAAACCTTACGTGATACTCCCGTCCTTCCTTCTTTTGAGAGTGATGAAACAAAGGAACAGTTTGGACTTTAGATAGAAGAAGGTTTTGAAATGGAAGTCATTGTACGGAGAGACAAAGAGGCAGCAACAGATTTGGTTGCTCGCCTTGTGGTAAAGCAGGTAATGGATGATCCCACCAGTGTGTTGGGGTTGGCCACGGGAAGAACCATGGAGGCTGTGTATGATCGCCTTGTCGACATAGACGCCAAAGAAGGGGTCGATTTTTCCCACGTAAGTACCTTTAATCTCGACGAATATGTTGGTCTTGCACCGGAGGATGAGAATTCGTACCGATCATATATGAATAAATATCTCTTTGATCGGGTGAATATAAACAAGGCAAACACCTATATTCCCAACGGCATCGCGGAAGATCTTGAAGAAGAGTGTCGCATGTATGAGGCAAAAATTCGCGCAGCAGGTGGAATTGACTTCCAATTACTCGGTATCGGTAGCTCCGGTCATATCGGGTTTAACGAACCTCTCTCAGCGCTTCTTTCTCTCACACGGGTTAAGGCGTTGAACCCTGAAACTATTGAGCAAAATAGCCCGCTCTTTCCTTCTCCTGAGATGATGCCTCGTCGGGCAATCACCATGGGGGTTGATACTATTATTAAAAGTAGACGAGCCGTGCTTCTGGCTACGGGGGAAAGCAAGGCAGAAATTATCGCCAAGGCGGTTGAAGGGCCCCTTACTTCAATTGTTACGGCCTCTGCCTTACAGCTGCACAAGCACTGTACCATCGTTGTTGACGAAGATGCGGCAAAGCTCTTGAAGATGCGCGATTATTATGATTGGGTATTTAATAATGAGCCTGAGTGGGAAGATTTTCGGTAAAAGAATGGGCGGCTTTAGCCGCTCTTCTTTTTGCGTATATTTGTGATTAGCATATTAAACAAAACCCTTGCAGAGTTTGAAGGAGTCTTTTACGCCTCCTACGGCAAACGGCAGTATCACAGCAGAGCGGTGTATCGGCATTTTTTCCAACGTGGCAGTTGTGATTGTACAGGCCTAAAAGAGTTTGCGCAGAACCCTGCCCTTGCTCGTCGGGTATTACATGATCTTGCGGTTCCTGCTATAGAAATAGAAACCGTCTGTGAAGATTCAAAAAGCGTTAAGTTTACTTCACGGTTACGTGACGGTGAATGTATTGAGACAGTTATTTTAAAATACCCTCGGCGCATGACCCTCTGTCTTTCCAGTCAAGTGGGGTGTCGTTATGGGTGTGTCTTTTGCTCAACTGGAACCATGGGGTTTATTCGTAATCTTACCGTTGAAGAAATTGTTTGGCAAGTGTATGCTGCAGTTCACTTATTAGGGTATGCGGTACGAAATGTGGTGTACATGGGAATGGGCGAACCCCTGGATACCTCAGAAGTTGTGTGTCACTCCATTGAGATTTTACGGGAGCAACGCGGTTTTGATATCGCGCCTGCAAATATCACCGTGTCTACGGCGGGGCATATTCCCGGCCTTGAACAATTATTTTCAGCTTCTTTTGTGAATCTACGTATCGCTCTTTCTCTTCATAGCTGTGATTCTGCTGTGCGAGATCAGTTGATGCCGATTAATCGGCGATATCCGATTGAAGCCGTTCTTGCAGTGTTGGAGCAACGCTTGAAAGATACAGGGGGGCAACTCTTTGCGGAGTATCTCTATTTTCCAGGATGGAACAATAGACCCTACGATGTTGATGCTTTGGTTGCTCTTTCAGAGAGAGTTCCTTTGCGGTTAAATCTGTTGACATACAACCAGGGTACAGCTCCTTTCTTTCTCCATCAGGAGACAACCCACGGTATAGAACAGTTTCGTCATGACTTGGTTGCCCGAGGAGTGCACGTGCTCGTTCGTGATTCCCGGGGTGAATCAATTTCCGCAGCATGTGGACAACTTGTAAATAAAAAAAGGAAGAATGCCCGTGAATGAACAAATACAGAAAGAAGCCTTTGTTCTTAAACAGTCCTATTTTGTTCTGTTTTTTGTTATGGGGCTTGTTGCGCCCTTTGCATCAATATTTTTTAAACACGTCCTTGTTGATGATATGGGAAATCCCGCCGATGGGAAAATAAAGATTATTATGACAGCGGTTCCCTTGGTGGCTTTCTTGGGGAATATTGTCACCGGTATTATCTCAGATAAACTGCAGTTGGGGCGGCGTATTGTTACAATACTGTGCGGGTTGTCGGTGTTTCCCGCTATTGTTGTAGGCATGGTTGGTGAGTCATTTTTCATGGATCTTCCCCTCACAAACCGCTTTTATATTTTGGCGTTTTCCTTTCTCCTGTATAACCTTTTTGCCCAGCCCATTAACCCCCTTCTGGATTCCGAAACATTAGGGTTTCTCAATCGTCATTCTCATCGAAGCAAATATGGGCGGTTTCGTTTTTGGGGTACCCTGGGATGGGCAGTAATAACAGTTTCGATTGGTGCATTTCTTACGTATGTGGTGCGTGACTCGTCGCGTGTTATTTATAGTTATAATTTCTATTTTGCTGCATTTTTCTTTGCCTTGCTCGTTGTCCTTTCTTTTTTGTCACGGAGTGAAGCACGGCCGCAACCAGTGAAAATCCCGTGGGGGCATTTGCGAAAGGATCGTTCTTTTTTTGCTTTCCTCTTCTTTATTTTTTGTACTGGTATTATAAATAATGGTATCAGTATGCAGTATATGGGGTACTATCTTGAAGATGTGACCAATACACCCTTTGAAATAGGTATGATGTTTGGGTTTTGGACAGTCCTTGAGTTCCCTGTTATGCTTAAGGGGGAGTGGCTGATGAAGAATTTGGGGAATAGAAAATTAATGATCATGGGGCTTCTCTTAACATCCTTAAAACTCTATTTGTTTTCTCTCTTTACGAATGAAACCCCCTTCGTCTACAAGTTCTTGGCAGTACTCATTCACGGCCCCGCTTTTAGTTTTTATTTTTTGGCTCTGATTGATTATGTAGACCACCGAGCGCACCGGCAAATGCGTGCCACCTATATGTCAATAACAACAATTGTTCGCTCCACCTTGGCCGGAGCTGCAGGCGGGTGGGTTTGCGGAGAGATAATTGAACATCATGGTGCACGGCAACTTATGAGTGTTGGCGCTGTGGGAGCTCTTGTTATGACCGTGTATTTTATTCTACTTGTAAAAGATAGCACCGATGAAAAAAAGTTTGACTTTTGAAAAAGTTGTTACGTATATTTGAGGCAGTTTGAGATTAAGAAAATGGAAAGGCGGAGTGATGCCACGTAAAACATTTATCGCAGGCAACTGGAAAATGAACAAGACCGTTGATGAGTCTGTTGTTCTTGCTAAGGATGTGGTCGCTCAAGTCGGTGATGTATCCGACGTTGAGGTTGCAATCTGCGTGCCATACACCTCGCTAACAGAGGTTGCACGAGTTATTGATGGAACCTCCGTGAAGCTTGGTGCTCAGGATGTTTACTGGGAGGAAAGTGGCGCTTTTACGGGAAAGGTATCCTGTGAAATGTTGCGCTCGGCCGGTGTAGAATATGTAATTGTTGGCCACTCTGAGCAGCGTTCCTATTTTGGTGAAACTGATGAAGCTGTAAATAAA
Above is a genomic segment from Chitinivibrio alkaliphilus ACht1 containing:
- a CDS encoding aspartate aminotransferase family protein: MQYDSFFVNTYGRGAMPCIERGDGVFLYDTAGTEYLDFISGIAVNALGYNDTELVHAMTEQCQQLVHCSNLFSNPAQDTLARMLVENSFADRVFFCNSGTEANEAAIKFARKKAGMQEGSKTGILSFYDCFHGRTYGAMTATAQKKFHTGFHPIPGGYHYAPLNDIAATEQVLSTADFAAIIVEPVQGEGGLELASPEFLQFLRDYCDSTGTALVFDEIQCGLGRTGSLWAYESCGVTPDILTSAKPLGGGLPLGAVLLKDAWAAPISPGDHGTTFGGNPVACAGGAVVLSRLVAGELLLLVQQRSSYLQKGLEKFVRQKDGVLSYCGKGLLAGVRLNYDPTEVLLAARRRGLLVAKAGKNTLRLIPPLIVTEEHIDRALQILDDIL
- a CDS encoding DegT/DnrJ/EryC1/StrS family aminotransferase; the encoded protein is MANWKVPFYTHQRQYENLKPELQAAMEEVFQSGKYVQGPALSRFEEELKEYMGSEYAIGVGNGTDALWLTFMALGLGKGDEMITNANTFFATAEAMWIAGATAVLVDCDPETRNIDPEAVRKAITNKTRAIVPVHLYGLTVDMKAIREIADEHGLYVIEDNAQAIDGHGDTFKQGELSDAVCTSFITQKNLGTYGDAGAIFTNHKFIDDRVRQLRNHGSNARNVHSFGFNSRLDDLHAAILSVKLKKIGALTDRRVEIGERLNKELADAAKGWLRLPYVPAGYRHVFHCYVVETLDPTERDTFLAYLHDNGVEAKTHYSIAIHRQNGFPWGKDARVAGPLPNAEANADSCVTLPLVPELTDDEISVMIDVVKAYAKQR
- a CDS encoding Gfo/Idh/MocA family protein, which translates into the protein MAKYSVMVIGLGKRGGHHVQHFNAHPDFEVTAVCDINEKQIDAVVQEHNLPDSVVRGTDAKSVAMEAKPDVLAFMTLPNIRKMFVELGAECGAKMIAFEKPVALTSEEGLEIKEIIEKSGLKAVLSYQHRYGTHYQAVKDIVDSGKIGEVTDIYANAMGWPAHMFTHMLHYSRWYAGNPKGEWVIANAAGKNKLSSPDHHLSPDYLAGIVNFENGVHGVYEVGAGQPDVKHVGKWFGKNRIGVKGTKGYAEAYTNGGYKAVTPEGVIEGEGAMDYHKDMPGYIQDIADDLNGVQPHPCNFENAWENFSIWQSMYRSALDGGQVSLPLTEGRNEVEEFRKTLRDTPVLPSFESDETKEQFGL
- the nagB gene encoding glucosamine-6-phosphate deaminase; the encoded protein is MEVIVRRDKEAATDLVARLVVKQVMDDPTSVLGLATGRTMEAVYDRLVDIDAKEGVDFSHVSTFNLDEYVGLAPEDENSYRSYMNKYLFDRVNINKANTYIPNGIAEDLEEECRMYEAKIRAAGGIDFQLLGIGSSGHIGFNEPLSALLSLTRVKALNPETIEQNSPLFPSPEMMPRRAITMGVDTIIKSRRAVLLATGESKAEIIAKAVEGPLTSIVTASALQLHKHCTIVVDEDAAKLLKMRDYYDWVFNNEPEWEDFR
- a CDS encoding radical SAM protein, with product MISILNKTLAEFEGVFYASYGKRQYHSRAVYRHFFQRGSCDCTGLKEFAQNPALARRVLHDLAVPAIEIETVCEDSKSVKFTSRLRDGECIETVILKYPRRMTLCLSSQVGCRYGCVFCSTGTMGFIRNLTVEEIVWQVYAAVHLLGYAVRNVVYMGMGEPLDTSEVVCHSIEILREQRGFDIAPANITVSTAGHIPGLEQLFSASFVNLRIALSLHSCDSAVRDQLMPINRRYPIEAVLAVLEQRLKDTGGQLFAEYLYFPGWNNRPYDVDALVALSERVPLRLNLLTYNQGTAPFFLHQETTHGIEQFRHDLVARGVHVLVRDSRGESISAACGQLVNKKRKNARE
- a CDS encoding MFS transporter, with the protein product MNEQIQKEAFVLKQSYFVLFFVMGLVAPFASIFFKHVLVDDMGNPADGKIKIIMTAVPLVAFLGNIVTGIISDKLQLGRRIVTILCGLSVFPAIVVGMVGESFFMDLPLTNRFYILAFSFLLYNLFAQPINPLLDSETLGFLNRHSHRSKYGRFRFWGTLGWAVITVSIGAFLTYVVRDSSRVIYSYNFYFAAFFFALLVVLSFLSRSEARPQPVKIPWGHLRKDRSFFAFLFFIFCTGIINNGISMQYMGYYLEDVTNTPFEIGMMFGFWTVLEFPVMLKGEWLMKNLGNRKLMIMGLLLTSLKLYLFSLFTNETPFVYKFLAVLIHGPAFSFYFLALIDYVDHRAHRQMRATYMSITTIVRSTLAGAAGGWVCGEIIEHHGARQLMSVGAVGALVMTVYFILLVKDSTDEKKFDF